A single region of the Enterobacteriaceae endosymbiont of Donacia cinerea genome encodes:
- the xthA gene encoding exodeoxyribonuclease III, with the protein MKIFSFNINGIRAHIHQLKLIIKIYKPDIIGLQEIKVDNKNFPREKIYRLGYNTFICGQSKYYGVAILSKNKPFHIEKNFLKNLNNQKRLIMIDLNSSIGNIKIINCYCPQGDNQNNNIKFNYKINFFKNLYFYIKKNLNPENHIIIMGDTNISISNFDIGIGEKNRKKWLKQGKCSFLPKERFYINKLLNWGLFDIWRLMNPLINNKFSWFDYRSKGFLINNGLRIDNIFITHSLIKYYSDSNIEYSIRNLIKPSDHAPIWVKFKNI; encoded by the coding sequence ATGAAAATTTTTTCATTTAATATTAATGGTATAAGAGCTCATATACATCAATTAAAATTGATTATAAAAATATATAAACCTGATATAATTGGATTACAAGAAATAAAAGTAGATAATAAAAATTTTCCGAGAGAAAAAATATATAGGTTGGGATATAATACTTTTATCTGTGGACAATCAAAATATTACGGAGTAGCTATATTAAGTAAAAATAAACCTTTTCATATCGAAAAAAATTTTTTAAAAAATCTTAATAATCAAAAAAGATTAATAATGATTGATTTAAATAGTTCTATTGGTAATATAAAAATTATAAATTGTTATTGTCCTCAAGGAGATAATCAAAATAATAATATAAAATTTAATTATAAAATTAATTTTTTCAAAAATTTATATTTTTATATTAAAAAAAATTTAAATCCAGAAAATCATATTATAATTATGGGAGATACTAATATTAGTATTTCGAATTTTGATATAGGTATAGGAGAAAAAAATCGTAAAAAATGGCTAAAGCAGGGAAAGTGTTCATTCTTACCAAAAGAAAGATTTTATATTAATAAATTACTTAATTGGGGTTTATTTGATATTTGGAGATTAATGAATCCTTTAATAAATAATAAATTTTCTTGGTTTGATTATAGATCGAAAGGATTTCTTATTAATAACGGTTTAAGAATTGATAATATTTTTATTACTCATTCATTAATAAAATATTATTCTGATTCAAATATAGAATATTCTATTCGTAATTTAATTAAACCTTCAGATCACGCTCCTATTTGGGTAAAATTTAAAAATATTTAA
- the sppA gene encoding signal peptide peptidase SppA produces the protein MIKLLNLVKFFCCYLWSLINFTRTLIINIIFILLVSLLCYYIYNVRHRKNVDNRILKKNHQVLEINFDENFNNEPFYKKNLIFKLFDKFTNKKKHDVINIAYAINYAKQDNNINGIILKLDNLNINDIPSLRYIGKYLNRFKKTGKKIYAISDIYNNNQYYLASFANKIFLLPYGTVKLSGLSFKKNFYKKLLQNLKIKTYIFRVGKYKSAVEPFFRNNMSFNDKVAMNKLINNLWDDYLTTVSINRKLTKEEIFPTDQNFLISLEKLHGDLTLFALKNKLVDKISDNHDFEKEMIQNFGLDKNTNTYNKININDYIKLYIDNGIQKDNGNISVITIDGLITYGSNGSQIIINAIHQVYKNPQIKGLILKINSPGGDIIASQAIYNELALLKKVHKPIVVIMGKVAASGAYWISTIADFIIADPVSLTGSIGIFGVINNFNNVLNFIGINKDGVSISERFNLSLNEKLSSIEKKIIELNIKNGYKKFINLVSKQRHLPIEQVKKLANGMVFLGKDAKKYGLIDDIGDFDSAIIKISQLTKIKNINLQWEDTNTFSILDLLMNSNRFILSNLIQNYINIIFNNEESLNSQKIYSLYIA, from the coding sequence ATGATTAAGTTATTGAATTTAGTAAAATTTTTTTGTTGTTACTTATGGTCTTTAATTAATTTTACTAGAACGTTAATAATAAATATTATTTTTATATTATTAGTATCTTTATTATGTTATTATATATATAATGTTCGTCATAGAAAAAATGTAGATAATAGAATATTAAAAAAAAATCATCAAGTATTAGAAATTAATTTTGATGAAAATTTTAATAATGAACCTTTTTATAAAAAAAATTTAATATTCAAATTATTTGATAAGTTTACAAATAAAAAAAAACATGATGTTATCAATATAGCTTATGCTATAAACTATGCGAAACAAGATAATAATATTAATGGAATTATATTAAAACTTGACAATTTAAATATTAATGATATACCTTCTTTAAGGTATATAGGTAAGTATTTAAATAGATTTAAAAAAACTGGTAAAAAAATATATGCAATTTCAGATATATATAATAATAATCAATATTATTTAGCTAGTTTTGCTAATAAGATTTTTTTACTACCATATGGTACTGTAAAACTATCTGGTTTAAGTTTCAAAAAAAATTTTTATAAAAAACTTTTACAAAATCTAAAAATAAAAACTTATATATTTAGAGTAGGAAAATATAAATCTGCTGTAGAACCTTTTTTCAGAAACAACATGTCTTTTAATGATAAAGTTGCTATGAATAAATTAATTAATAATTTATGGGATGATTATTTAACTACGGTATCAATTAATAGAAAATTAACTAAAGAAGAAATTTTTCCTACAGATCAAAATTTTTTAATTTCTTTAGAAAAACTTCATGGTGATTTAACTTTATTTGCGTTAAAAAACAAATTAGTAGATAAAATATCTGATAATCATGATTTTGAAAAAGAGATGATTCAAAATTTTGGTTTAGATAAAAATACAAATACATATAATAAAATTAATATTAATGATTATATAAAATTATATATAGATAATGGTATTCAGAAAGATAATGGTAATATTTCAGTTATAACAATAGATGGACTTATAACATATGGTAGTAATGGAAGTCAGATTATTATTAATGCAATACATCAAGTTTATAAAAATCCACAAATTAAAGGATTAATATTAAAAATTAATAGTCCGGGAGGAGATATTATAGCATCACAAGCAATTTATAATGAATTAGCTTTGTTAAAAAAAGTGCATAAACCGATAGTAGTTATAATGGGTAAAGTAGCTGCATCAGGGGCATACTGGATATCTACAATAGCTGATTTTATAATTGCTGATCCAGTTAGTTTAACTGGTTCTATTGGTATTTTTGGTGTTATAAATAATTTTAATAATGTTTTAAATTTTATTGGTATTAATAAAGATGGTGTTAGTATATCAGAAAGATTTAACCTTTCTCTAAATGAGAAATTATCTTCTATAGAAAAAAAAATAATAGAATTAAATATAAAAAATGGTTATAAAAAATTTATTAATTTAGTCTCTAAACAAAGACATTTACCTATTGAACAAGTTAAAAAATTAGCTAATGGTATGGTTTTTTTAGGTAAAGATGCTAAAAAATATGGATTAATTGATGATATAGGTGATTTTGATAGTGCAATAATAAAAATTTCACAATTAACTAAAATAAAAAATATAAATCTACAATGGGAAGATACAAATACTTTTTCTATATTAGATCTTTTAATGAATTCAAATAGATTTATTTTATCTAATTTAATTCAAAATTATATAAATATCATTTTCAATAATGAAGAATCTTTAAATTCTCAAAAAATATATTCTTTGTATATTGCATAA
- the ychF gene encoding redox-regulated ATPase YchF yields the protein MGLKCGIIGLPNVGKSTLFNALTKSNVNALNYPFCTIKPNTSIVSVPDDRLFYLSKIVKSKKTIQSIVTFVDIAGLIKGASKGEGLGNQFLHNISEVDAIIHVVRCFKNKNILNLSYNPIKDVHIINNEIIQFDINLLYKLQNNISQKSNEKYLNQWRYLFNICLNHLKNGKLLNLLKLNIEEINFLKSLKLLTIKPIIIIANIGEYNDIYTKNNFFSEEINILNQKYLILKICIKNLHKKQKLLPINENDDLKKIIIFSFKLLNLHTFYTVGIKETKSWSILKGTTTFIAAKKIHSDIQRGFIRAQIIHYKDFIFYKCKKKVKLFGKMKIEGKNYIIQDGDIINFLFKI from the coding sequence ATGGGATTAAAATGTGGTATTATAGGTTTACCTAATGTAGGAAAGTCAACATTATTCAATGCATTAACTAAATCTAATGTAAATGCATTAAACTATCCTTTTTGTACAATAAAACCAAATACTAGTATAGTAAGTGTTCCTGATGATAGATTATTTTATTTATCTAAAATTGTAAAATCTAAAAAAACTATACAATCAATAGTAACTTTTGTTGATATTGCTGGTTTAATAAAAGGAGCTTCAAAAGGAGAGGGGTTAGGAAATCAATTTTTACATAATATATCAGAAGTTGATGCTATAATTCATGTGGTACGTTGTTTTAAAAATAAAAATATATTAAATTTATCATATAATCCAATAAAAGATGTTCATATCATAAATAATGAAATAATTCAATTTGATATAAATTTATTATATAAATTACAAAATAATATTTCTCAAAAAAGTAATGAAAAATATTTAAATCAATGGAGATATCTGTTTAATATTTGTTTAAATCATTTAAAAAATGGTAAATTATTAAATTTATTAAAATTAAATATAGAAGAAATAAATTTTTTAAAAAGTTTAAAATTATTAACAATTAAACCAATAATTATTATTGCTAATATAGGTGAATATAATGATATCTATACTAAAAATAATTTTTTTTCAGAAGAAATAAATATTCTTAATCAAAAATATTTAATTTTAAAAATATGTATTAAAAATCTTCATAAAAAACAAAAATTATTACCAATAAATGAAAATGACGATTTAAAAAAAATAATAATTTTTAGTTTTAAGTTATTAAATTTACATACTTTTTACACAGTAGGGATTAAAGAAACAAAATCATGGAGTATTTTAAAAGGTACTACAACATTTATTGCTGCTAAAAAAATTCATAGTGATATTCAAAGAGGTTTTATTAGAGCACAAATAATTCATTATAAAGATTTTATTTTTTACAAATGTAAAAAAAAAGTAAAATTATTTGGTAAAATGAAAATAGAAGGTAAGAATTATATAATACAGGATGGGGATATTATTAATTTTCTTTTTAAAATTTAA
- the cls gene encoding cardiolipin synthase: MINFLNLILSNIKIIIIIYIIIRIFLKHKDIKSYVLWYLVLYVFPKIGIIFYFIFGEIYSNTQYKSQKAKKIWLYYSKLLKKLQKHYKLHHKNIYLNQKIQTLFQLCENKQNLFSMTNNSIKLIESSSKLFISLINDIKLAKYSIHIVFYIWIPKGLVNEISKYMILAAKRGVKCYIMLDYIGSKSFFYSYWYKLMIHVGICIIKSLKITIFNFFHSRIDLRQHKKIILIDNKIAYVGSMNMIDSSYFKKNIKTKEWIDLMIRITGPIVNTISIIYSYDWEIETGKYILSINQLKNNLVKYKNKNNINRIQVVFSGLQLSKKIIHNSLITAIFLSKKSLIITTPYLIPSNNLLSAICIASERGVDVKIIIPKVNDSIFIYWASKFFFYKLLKSGVKIYQLKKGFLHTKSIIIDKKISFIGTVNLDIRSIYLNFEINLIIDDIIFNKSLLYLQNKYILKSQKLKYNLWIKRPYWKKLIEKLFFLFKFIL; encoded by the coding sequence ATGATTAATTTTTTAAATTTAATTTTGTCAAATATTAAAATTATAATAATAATTTATATTATAATTAGAATCTTCCTTAAACATAAAGACATAAAGTCTTATGTACTGTGGTATCTTGTTTTATATGTTTTTCCTAAAATAGGGATAATTTTTTATTTTATTTTTGGTGAAATTTATTCAAATACACAGTATAAATCTCAAAAAGCAAAAAAAATATGGCTTTATTATAGTAAATTATTAAAAAAACTACAAAAACATTACAAATTACATCATAAAAATATATATTTGAATCAAAAAATACAAACATTATTTCAATTATGTGAAAATAAACAAAATTTATTTAGTATGACTAATAATTCTATTAAATTAATAGAATCATCATCAAAATTATTTATATCATTAATTAATGATATAAAATTAGCAAAATATAGTATACATATTGTATTTTATATCTGGATTCCAAAAGGATTAGTAAATGAAATTTCAAAATATATGATTTTAGCAGCTAAAAGAGGTGTCAAATGTTATATTATGCTAGATTATATTGGAAGTAAAAGTTTTTTTTATAGTTATTGGTATAAACTTATGATTCATGTTGGTATTTGTATTATTAAATCATTAAAGATTACAATTTTTAATTTTTTTCATTCTCGTATAGATTTAAGACAACATAAAAAAATCATATTAATTGATAATAAAATAGCTTATGTTGGTAGTATGAATATGATAGATTCATCTTATTTCAAAAAAAATATTAAAACAAAAGAATGGATTGATTTAATGATACGTATAACTGGTCCAATTGTTAATACAATTAGTATTATTTATTCATACGATTGGGAAATTGAAACAGGAAAATATATTTTATCCATTAATCAATTAAAAAATAATTTAGTTAAATATAAAAATAAAAATAATATAAACAGAATACAAGTAGTATTTTCTGGGTTACAATTATCTAAAAAAATAATACATAACTCTTTAATTACAGCGATATTTTTATCTAAAAAAAGTTTAATTATTACAACACCTTATTTAATACCAAGTAATAATTTATTATCAGCTATTTGTATAGCCTCTGAAAGAGGAGTAGATGTAAAAATTATTATTCCTAAAGTTAACGATTCAATTTTTATTTATTGGGCAAGTAAATTTTTTTTTTATAAATTATTAAAATCTGGAGTAAAAATTTATCAATTAAAAAAAGGTTTTTTACATACAAAAAGTATTATCATAGATAAAAAAATTAGTTTTATAGGTACCGTAAATTTAGATATAAGAAGTATTTATTTAAATTTTGAAATTAATTTAATTATAGATGATATTATTTTTAATAAATCACTTTTATATTTACAAAATAAATATATTTTAAAATCACAAAAATTAAAATATAATTTATGGATAAAAAGACCATATTGGAAAAAATTAATAGAAAAATTATTTTTTTTATTTAAATTTATTTTATAA
- the gap gene encoding type I glyceraldehyde-3-phosphate dehydrogenase: protein MSIRVAINGFGRIGRIFFRAAQKNTKIKIIAINDLLEINYMAYMIKYDSTHGLFKKKIKINNNNLIINKNIIHIFSEPDPSKLKWGDLQIDVVVESTGIFLTKELAKKHIIAGAKKVIITAPPKDNSIPMFVSGVNFNNYKGQDIISNASCTTNCLAPLAKIIHDHYNIENGLMTTIHAVTSTQKTVDSPSSKDWRGGRGAYQNIIPSSTGAAKAVGLVLPELNDKLTGISLRVPIANVSVVDFTVKVIKKTTLSDIYEVIKFASHNYMKDIIGYTEDDVVSSDFNGSTLISIFDKKASIAISNNFFKLISWYDNETGYSSKILDLILHIFQ from the coding sequence ATGTCTATTAGAGTTGCTATTAATGGATTTGGTCGAATAGGCCGTATTTTTTTTCGTGCTGCTCAAAAAAATACAAAAATTAAAATTATAGCTATTAATGATTTATTAGAAATAAATTATATGGCATATATGATTAAATATGATTCGACACATGGACTTTTTAAGAAAAAAATTAAAATTAATAATAATAATCTTATTATAAATAAAAATATTATACATATTTTTTCTGAACCAGATCCTAGTAAATTAAAATGGGGTGATTTACAAATTGATGTTGTTGTAGAATCTACAGGTATTTTTTTAACAAAAGAATTAGCAAAAAAACATATTATTGCAGGTGCTAAAAAAGTTATTATTACAGCTCCTCCTAAAGATAATTCTATTCCTATGTTTGTTAGTGGAGTAAATTTTAACAATTATAAAGGACAAGATATTATTTCTAATGCTTCATGTACTACTAATTGTTTAGCTCCATTAGCTAAAATTATACATGATCATTATAATATTGAAAATGGTCTTATGACTACTATTCATGCAGTAACTTCAACACAAAAAACTGTAGATAGTCCCTCTAGTAAGGATTGGAGAGGAGGTAGAGGGGCATATCAAAATATTATTCCTTCAAGTACTGGAGCTGCAAAAGCAGTAGGGCTTGTTTTACCTGAATTAAATGATAAATTGACAGGGATATCTTTAAGAGTACCAATTGCTAATGTTTCAGTTGTTGATTTTACGGTAAAAGTTATAAAAAAAACTACATTGTCAGATATTTATGAAGTAATTAAATTTGCTTCTCATAATTATATGAAAGATATTATTGGATATACAGAAGATGATGTTGTATCAAGTGATTTTAATGGATCAACATTAATATCTATTTTTGATAAAAAAGCAAGTATAGCTATTAGTAATAATTTTTTTAAATTAATTTCTTGGTATGATAATGAAACAGGATATTCTTCTAAAATATTAGATTTAATCTTACATATTTTTCAATAA
- the pth gene encoding aminoacyl-tRNA hydrolase: protein MNNIQMIVGLGNNLNNKFLNTRHNIGSNYILNLSNKFNIKFKKIKKLNEYIGYFNIFNKKIMLLIPNSFMNNSGKSIFAVSKFYKIFLKNILIIHDELDYLPGIIKFKYGGSSGGHNGINSIIKIFNDTLFYRLRIGIGHPGDKMKVNNFVLNYPNSIEQKNINFAIKKSIKALLIFIKTSNYNTAINYLHSKK, encoded by the coding sequence TTGAATAATATTCAAATGATAGTAGGATTAGGTAACAATTTAAATAATAAATTTCTTAATACTCGTCATAATATAGGTTCTAATTATATTTTAAATTTATCTAATAAATTTAATATAAAATTTAAAAAAATAAAAAAATTAAATGAATATATAGGTTATTTTAATATTTTTAATAAAAAAATAATGTTATTAATACCAAATTCATTTATGAATAATTCAGGTAAATCAATATTTGCTGTATCTAAATTTTATAAAATTTTTTTAAAAAATATTTTAATTATTCATGACGAATTGGATTATTTACCTGGAATTATAAAATTTAAATATGGAGGAAGTAGCGGAGGGCATAATGGAATTAATAGTATTATTAAAATTTTTAATGATACATTATTTTATAGACTAAGAATAGGTATAGGACATCCAGGAGATAAAATGAAAGTAAATAATTTTGTATTAAATTATCCGAATAGTATTGAACAAAAAAATATTAATTTTGCAATAAAAAAGAGTATAAAAGCTTTATTAATATTTATTAAAACAAGTAATTATAATACAGCAATTAATTATTTACATTCTAAAAAATAA